Proteins encoded within one genomic window of Candidatus Atribacteria bacterium:
- a CDS encoding type II secretion system protein, which yields MKNKKGFTLISLLIVATLIGLSALIGLRFYSGNTGYQQGKTENTIFQEKAKDTLVQANAETIQSLLQAALADGDINRNEAVELAQNAGLQNPYNEEMMNTSEWFPEMADTPGEIQITLLENTFYIQGYGADGLLLGVLTVEK from the coding sequence ATGAAAAATAAAAAGGGCTTTACCTTAATTTCATTATTAATAGTAGCCACACTTATCGGATTATCTGCCTTGATCGGGTTAAGATTCTATTCCGGTAATACTGGCTACCAGCAAGGAAAGACAGAAAATACCATTTTTCAGGAAAAGGCTAAAGACACTCTAGTGCAAGCTAATGCTGAAACCATTCAAAGCTTATTACAGGCAGCGCTTGCTGATGGAGATATCAATCGTAATGAGGCTGTAGAACTGGCTCAAAATGCCGGTTTGCAGAATCCTTATAATGAAGAGATGATGAATACCTCAGAATGGTTTCCGGAGATGGCTGATACCCCTGGTGAAATTCAGATTACCTTACTGGAAAACACTTTTTATATTCAAGGATATGGAGCTGATGGCTTACTTCTTGGTGTACTTACAGTAGAAAAATAA
- a CDS encoding cysteine hydrolase has translation MKNIALLVIDAQKVYSLNHSRLKVNNSESVIKNINKIIKYFENKNLPIVYIRHLHNPDGSDAGRMYDFNGKTSKIGFRKGSLEAEYIDDLIIIKNAPEIIKNRYNSFLNTNLADLLNKLKVNQVVIVGFMTNFCCESTAREAHDRDYYVDFIIDATGTPNLGMLDQAQIKLASAQTLSAGYARILKTEEFLKK, from the coding sequence ATGAAAAATATTGCTCTATTAGTCATAGACGCTCAAAAGGTTTATTCTTTAAATCATTCTAGATTAAAAGTAAATAATAGTGAAAGTGTAATCAAAAACATTAATAAAATAATCAAATATTTTGAAAATAAAAATTTACCTATAGTTTATATTAGACATTTACATAATCCGGATGGCTCAGATGCCGGTAGAATGTACGATTTTAACGGAAAAACAAGCAAAATAGGGTTTAGAAAAGGATCATTAGAAGCAGAATACATCGATGATCTCATTATAATTAAGAACGCACCTGAAATTATTAAAAATCGATATAATTCTTTTCTTAATACCAACTTAGCTGATCTTTTAAATAAATTAAAGGTCAACCAAGTGGTTATCGTAGGGTTCATGACTAACTTTTGTTGTGAATCTACCGCTCGAGAAGCCCATGACCGAGATTATTATGTTGATTTTATTATCGATGCTACCGGTACACCAAATCTAGGCATGTTAGATCAAGCGCAGATTAAATTAGCCTCGGCACAGACCCTTTCTGCAGGGTATGCCCGTATTTTAAAGACCGAGGAATTTCTAAAAAAATAA
- a CDS encoding TolC family protein has translation MKMKLQKSHFSRRAFFTLLLGVIFLMVSPLVVFAASSPINLNLQESIQIALENNIGFKIAESTVDVSQAQVKEVEGAKKLNMKLKGGILQMSETLDEEDVAAGDYSNLFDLAPLAPVISISASKIIYSGGKIKSLIDQAEANKQISLNDLEKEKQAIIYKVTEAYYQVLQTEGIKRVSAQAVKQMQAHLETSEALLQEGMIAPIDLNQIKSQLSNLEHNLIKAENSYELAMYNINSIMGIDLNAKWLLENNLSYEPCAIKLEDALVQAGENRSEIMNIAQQKRIMEEMVDVAKSNRKPQVVFNAESGITGWQAMIVAEYSLLDGGVNKAKIEQAEIKLAQVAQSEKQVRQLVEFEVRSAYLNMKEAEKLIKVAEEGIQNSQESFRIAQVKYNEGIATNTEVIDAQSTLIEAETNFLNALYDYNINRSALIKAMGAGS, from the coding sequence ATGAAAATGAAATTGCAAAAAAGCCATTTTTCAAGGAGAGCATTTTTTACCCTTCTCTTGGGAGTAATATTTTTAATGGTAAGTCCTTTAGTTGTCTTTGCAGCTTCCTCCCCAATTAATTTAAATTTGCAAGAGAGTATTCAAATTGCTTTGGAAAACAATATAGGTTTTAAAATAGCTGAATCGACGGTAGATGTAAGTCAGGCTCAAGTGAAAGAGGTCGAAGGAGCAAAGAAACTGAATATGAAATTAAAAGGCGGCATCCTTCAGATGAGCGAAACCCTTGACGAAGAAGATGTTGCGGCAGGAGATTACAGCAATCTTTTTGATCTTGCTCCGTTAGCCCCGGTTATTTCTATTAGCGCGTCGAAAATTATATATAGCGGTGGAAAAATAAAATCACTCATTGATCAGGCAGAGGCCAATAAGCAAATTTCTTTGAACGACCTGGAGAAAGAAAAACAAGCAATTATTTATAAAGTTACAGAGGCTTATTACCAAGTTCTGCAAACCGAAGGAATAAAAAGAGTCAGCGCTCAGGCAGTCAAGCAGATGCAAGCTCATTTGGAAACATCAGAAGCACTGTTACAAGAAGGAATGATTGCTCCGATAGATTTGAATCAAATTAAATCACAATTATCCAATCTCGAACACAATCTGATCAAGGCAGAAAATAGTTATGAGTTGGCTATGTATAATATTAATTCTATTATGGGTATTGATCTAAATGCAAAATGGCTATTGGAGAATAATCTATCCTACGAGCCCTGCGCAATTAAGCTAGAAGATGCTTTAGTTCAGGCTGGAGAGAATCGATCCGAAATCATGAATATTGCCCAACAAAAAAGAATAATGGAAGAAATGGTTGATGTAGCCAAAAGCAATAGAAAACCCCAGGTAGTATTCAATGCTGAGTCGGGAATAACCGGCTGGCAGGCTATGATCGTAGCAGAATATTCTCTATTGGATGGTGGTGTTAACAAAGCCAAAATTGAACAAGCGGAGATAAAACTTGCTCAGGTAGCCCAAAGTGAAAAGCAAGTGAGGCAATTAGTTGAGTTTGAAGTACGTTCTGCTTATTTAAATATGAAAGAAGCTGAAAAATTAATTAAGGTAGCCGAAGAAGGCATACAAAATTCGCAGGAAAGCTTTCGAATTGCCCAGGTAAAATATAATGAAGGTATTGCAACAAATACAGAAGTGATTGATGCCCAAAGTACCCTTATTGAAGCTGAGACAAACTTTTTAAATGCTCTTTATGATTATAATATCAATCGCTCTGCCTTAATTAAAGCAATGGGAGCAGGTAGCTGA
- a CDS encoding calcium-translocating P-type ATPase, SERCA-type, whose protein sequence is MKKTYQQSIDEIVKYNKTDLKTGLSSAEVEKRLDEIGLNQLEEKKGRTLWDMFLGQFKDVLVLILLISALVSFILGEVSDAIVITIILILNATLGVVQEYKAEKSLAALKKLTTPNALVIRNGKQVKIKAAQLVPGDIVLLESGDHIPADLRLTWVTNFKIQEAILTGESVPVEKKSDLIDKEGLSIGDQNNLAFMGTSVISGRGRGIVVNTGMKTEMGQIAKMLEEQKQEETPLQKKLNQVGKKLGLIILMVVAFVVLLGYLRGIEFFEMFLVGISLAVAAVPEGLPAVVTIVLALGVQRMIKKHVIVRRLPAVETLGATTVICSDKTGTLTQNQMTIRKLILPEKNIEVEGEGYLPDGKFYQTEQEILPQTDPDLSLLLKGAALCNNAELQKNIDNDQWEIIGDPTEGALVVTAAKAGYNKKKLEEDYPRVNEFPFDSDRKQMSTIHQTTDGNQIVFVKGAPDQVLDGCKYYQKNGKTKEMGESIKNKVLSQNRELAQEALRVLAVAYKLVDIKKIENSPRINEIKDTESELIFLGLTAMIDPPRKEAIESVKTCLRAGIHPIMITGDYSLTAKAIATELGIYRLGDGVITGNDLEKMSQSELEKAVGNTTIFARVSPRHKCRIVSALQKNKQIVAMTGDGVNDAPALKESNIGIAMGITGTDVSKEASDMILTDDNFASIVSAVEEGRKIYQNIKKFIHYLVSCNLGEIIAISGAILVGLPSPLIPIQILWVNLITDGLPALALGLEPTEEDIMRRPPRDPNKGIFSGKMGFNIFSQGIFIGFLTLGAFYLGISFYSLDIARTMAFATLSFSQLSQSLNSRSEKFSIFKIGLFSNLYLIMAIVISGFLQFIVISIAPVQFIFKTVPLTLNQCWIIIILSLSPILYVELLKLMKLTYKK, encoded by the coding sequence ATGAAAAAAACTTATCAGCAGTCTATTGACGAGATTGTTAAATATAATAAAACTGATTTAAAAACAGGGTTGTCCTCAGCTGAAGTAGAAAAGCGATTGGATGAGATAGGGCTCAATCAATTAGAGGAAAAGAAAGGCCGCACTCTATGGGATATGTTTTTGGGTCAATTTAAAGATGTTCTAGTGCTTATTTTACTTATTTCCGCTTTAGTATCATTTATTTTAGGGGAAGTTAGTGATGCTATTGTTATTACCATCATCTTAATTTTAAATGCCACTCTAGGGGTAGTCCAGGAGTATAAAGCAGAGAAGTCATTAGCAGCATTAAAGAAACTGACCACACCAAATGCTTTGGTAATAAGAAATGGAAAACAGGTAAAGATTAAAGCTGCTCAATTAGTGCCGGGTGATATTGTTCTTTTGGAATCTGGTGACCACATACCCGCTGACCTTCGCCTTACCTGGGTAACTAACTTTAAAATACAAGAGGCTATCCTAACCGGCGAATCAGTACCTGTTGAGAAAAAAAGTGACTTAATAGATAAAGAAGGTCTTTCTATTGGTGATCAGAATAATCTGGCTTTTATGGGGACTTCAGTTATCTCCGGAAGGGGTAGAGGGATTGTAGTAAATACAGGGATGAAAACAGAGATGGGTCAGATTGCAAAAATGTTAGAAGAACAAAAACAAGAAGAAACTCCACTACAAAAAAAATTAAACCAAGTTGGTAAAAAACTAGGTTTAATTATCTTGATGGTAGTGGCATTTGTAGTTTTGTTAGGTTATTTACGCGGTATTGAATTCTTTGAGATGTTTCTTGTGGGAATTTCTCTGGCTGTTGCCGCCGTACCGGAAGGGTTGCCTGCAGTGGTAACGATTGTGTTAGCACTTGGAGTACAAAGAATGATAAAAAAACACGTTATTGTCAGGCGTTTACCGGCGGTAGAAACCTTAGGCGCAACGACGGTTATTTGCTCTGATAAAACCGGGACTTTAACTCAGAATCAAATGACAATAAGAAAATTAATTCTTCCGGAGAAAAATATCGAAGTAGAAGGAGAAGGTTATCTGCCGGATGGGAAATTTTATCAAACCGAGCAAGAAATTCTTCCTCAAACAGATCCGGATCTGTCCTTATTATTAAAAGGAGCAGCTCTCTGTAATAACGCCGAACTACAAAAGAATATTGATAATGATCAGTGGGAAATTATTGGTGATCCTACCGAAGGTGCTCTGGTAGTAACCGCCGCAAAAGCTGGTTATAATAAGAAAAAATTGGAAGAAGATTATCCTCGAGTGAATGAATTTCCCTTTGATTCAGATCGTAAACAAATGTCCACTATTCATCAGACAACCGATGGAAACCAAATTGTTTTTGTAAAGGGAGCTCCCGATCAAGTGTTAGATGGTTGTAAATATTATCAGAAAAATGGTAAGACAAAAGAGATGGGAGAATCCATAAAAAATAAGGTTTTATCTCAGAATAGAGAATTGGCACAGGAAGCATTACGGGTTTTAGCTGTGGCTTATAAATTAGTGGATATTAAGAAAATAGAAAATTCCCCTAGAATTAATGAAATAAAAGATACTGAAAGTGAACTAATCTTTTTAGGATTAACAGCTATGATTGATCCGCCTCGTAAAGAGGCTATTGAATCAGTAAAAACCTGTCTTAGAGCCGGCATACATCCGATTATGATTACGGGAGATTATTCTCTTACTGCAAAAGCAATAGCGACCGAATTGGGTATTTACCGTTTAGGAGATGGAGTAATCACCGGGAATGATTTAGAAAAAATGTCTCAATCTGAATTAGAAAAGGCAGTGGGAAATACCACCATCTTTGCCCGGGTATCCCCACGTCATAAATGTCGTATTGTAAGTGCTTTACAGAAGAATAAACAAATAGTAGCCATGACCGGTGATGGAGTAAATGATGCACCAGCCCTAAAGGAATCGAATATCGGGATTGCCATGGGCATTACCGGAACAGATGTTAGCAAAGAAGCCTCCGATATGATCCTAACCGATGATAATTTTGCTTCTATAGTAAGTGCTGTTGAAGAAGGACGAAAGATTTATCAGAATATTAAAAAATTCATCCATTATTTGGTTTCCTGTAATCTAGGCGAAATAATTGCCATATCTGGTGCTATTTTAGTGGGATTACCTAGTCCATTAATTCCTATTCAAATACTCTGGGTGAATTTGATTACCGATGGTTTGCCTGCTCTTGCCTTGGGTTTAGAACCTACAGAAGAAGACATTATGAGAAGACCGCCTCGCGACCCGAATAAAGGAATATTTTCGGGTAAAATGGGTTTTAATATCTTTTCTCAAGGTATTTTTATCGGATTTCTCACCTTAGGTGCTTTTTACCTAGGTATTAGCTTTTATTCCCTGGATATTGCCAGAACGATGGCCTTTGCTACCCTTAGCTTTTCTCAATTGTCTCAATCACTAAACTCTCGCTCTGAAAAATTTTCTATTTTTAAAATAGGTTTATTTAGTAATCTTTATTTAATTATGGCTATTGTTATTTCCGGTTTCTTACAATTTATCGTAATTTCAATAGCTCCCGTGCAATTTATTTTTAAAACAGTTCCCTTAACTTTAAATCAATGCTGGATTATTATTATTTTATCTTTATCTCCGATATTATATGTTGAACTTCTTAAGCTAATGAAGCTCACTTATAAAAAATAA